The Apium graveolens cultivar Ventura chromosome 11, ASM990537v1, whole genome shotgun sequence genome has a window encoding:
- the LOC141696443 gene encoding uncharacterized protein LOC141696443 gives MLAKPEDGETLILYLAVSEYSVSAVLVKEEASHQWPVYYVSKRLLDAETRYTNMEKLVYALILAARKLRPYFQAHRIEVRTAYPLRHILHKPESSERMLKWAIELGQFDLEYCPRTAIKGQALADFVLEFDEEIDDKAIVPAEPTSQESHQDEKKQELPHPWWTLHVDGAVNNSGSGAWIVLITPEGHRLMSAIHFKFHATNNDAEYEALINGLKLALEVRAVNLIVRSDSELVVNQVNGGFQARGPQTELYMRCAKRLLGKFSSARLESVPREENSNADALAKMGSQMDSVQLGQIPLGIQEVPSIPEVEVFQTQEIPQENWMTLIHNYIQSGALPEDKLQARRLRYQAAKYVEYDGVLYKRGFNQPLLRCVDREEGNYILREVHEGICDNHSGGGSLALKVLRQGYYWPTMREDAFNFVGACDRCQRFANYSNVPTSNITSLTSP, from the coding sequence ATGTTGGCCAAGCCAGAAGACGGAGAAACATTAATTCTGTATTTGGCGGTATCAGAATATTCCGTCAGTGCCGTCTTGGTAAAGGAAGAAGCAAGCCACCAGTGGCctgtatactatgtaagcaaaAGGTTGTTGGATGCGGAAACCAGATATACCAACATGGAAAAATTAGTGTACGCTCTTATTCTTGCGGCACGGAAGCTAAGACCGTATTTTCAGGCTCATCGAATAGAAGTTCGCACCGCTTATCCGCTCCGGCATATTTTACATAAACCCGAATCGTCAGAAAGAATGTTAAAATGGGCCATAGAGCTAGGGCAATTCGATTTGGAATATTGTCCACGCACGGCAATCAAAGGACAAGCGCTGGCCGATTTCGTACTTgagtttgatgaagaaattgaTGATAAGGCCATAGTGCCGGCAGAACCAACCTCGCAAGAAAGTCATCAGGACGAAAAGAAGCAGGAACTCCCTCACCCGTGGTGGACATTACATGTTGACGGGGCCGTAAACAACAGCGGATCAGGTGCCTGGATAGTCTTGATCACTCCGGAGGGGCACCGCTTGATGAGTGCTATCCATTTCAAATTTCATGCTACCAACAATGACGCTGAGTATGAAGCCTTGATTAACGGTCTGAAGTTAGCTCTGGAGGTAAGGGCCGTGAATTTAATAGTTCGAAGTGATTCCGAATTAGTTGTCAATCAAGTCAACGGAGGATTCCAAGCACGAGGACCGCAGACAGAGCTATATATGAGATGTGCAAAACGCCTGCTGGGAAAATTTTCAAGTGCCAGACTGGAAAGTGTTCCGCGAGAAGAGAATAGTAATGCGGACGCTTTGGCCAAGATGGGTTCACAGATGGACAGCGTTCAACTTGGACAAATTCCTTTGGGAATCCAGGAAGTTCCAAGTATCCCAGAGGTGGAGGTGTTTCAAACGCAAGAAATCCCACAAGAAAACTGGATGACCCTCATCCATAACTATATTCAGTCAGGGGCTTTACCGGAGGATAAACTACAGGCTCGACGTCTTCGGTACCAAGCTGCAAAGTATGTCGAGTATGACGGGGTACTATACAAGAGAGGATTTAACCAGCCACTGTTGCGTTGTGTGGACAGggaagaaggaaattatattcTCAGAGAGGTGCATGAAGGGATTTGTGACAATCACTCGGGAGGTGGTTCCTTGGCATTAAAAGTGCTCAGACAAGGGTACTACTGGCCGACTATGAGGGAAGATGCTTTTAATTTTGTCGGGGCTTGTGATCGCTGCCAACGGTTCGCCAACTATTCTAACGTCCCGACATCCAACATTACCTCATTAACAAGTCCCTGA
- the LOC141698097 gene encoding metal-nicotianamine transporter YSL3 isoform X1 yields the protein MAEREVTDRENKQLQEGVFEMEEIVDERKRLQPWTQQITVRGVLSSIIIGSLYSIIAMKLNLTTGITPNLNVSAALLAFVFMRTWTKMLHKFGITTTPFTRQENTMIQTCSVACYSIAVGGGFGSYLLGLNKKTYELTGGASQGISAGRYKEPEIGWMTAYLFLACFVGLFALIPLRKILIVDYKLTFPSGMATAVLINGFHTRGDESAKKQVGGFMRFFSVSFIWGFFQWFYTGKEECGFAHFPTFGLEAYKNTFYFDFSLTYVGTGMICPHIVNLSLLFGAVISWGIMWPLIEKHKGHWYPDDLPESSMRGLNGYKAFISIALILGDGLYMFTKILLITCTSMHRRMRDKSKHLAEVNDQNKATGELKQNELFLRETIPFWVAAVGYIIFGILTVIGVPFIFPELKWYYVIVAYIFAPALAFCNAYGAGLTDFNMAYNYGKVALFLLAAIVGKEHGVVAGLAGCGLIKSVVSVACILMQDLKTGHLTLTSPRAMLLSQSIGTAIGCVVSPLSFMLYYKAFDIGNPTGEFKAPYAVIYRSMAILGVEGFSALPDHCLQLCYGFFIFAICINLVKDMLPKKIGKWMPLPMAMGVPFLVGSYFAISMCIGTLIVFVWEKLKPRKAELMVPAVASGLICGEGLWILPSSILALAKIRPPICMTFLAS from the exons ATGGCTGAGAGAGAAGTTACTGACAGAGAGAATAAGCAGCTGCAAGAAGGTGTTTTCGAAATGGAAGAGATAGTTGATGAGAGAAAAAGACTGCAACCCTGGACACAACAGATTACAGTAAGAGGAGTGCTGTCAAGCATTATAATAGGGAGCTTGTACAGTATTATCGCGATGAAGCTTAATCTGACAACCGGGATTACTCCTAATTTGAATGTCTCTGCTGCTCTTCTCGCGTTTGTGTTCATGCGTACTTGGACTAAGATGTTGCATAAATTTGGAATTACTACAACTCCGTTTACTAGACAGGAGAATACTATGATACAGACTTGTTCAGTTGCATGCTATAGTATAGCTGTTGGAG GTGGATTTGGATCATACCTTTTAGGATTGAACAAAAAGACGTATGAGCTAACCGGGGGTGCTAGTCAAGGGATTTCTGCAGGGAGATATAAGGAACCAGAGATTGGTTGGATGACAGCCTACCTTTTCTTAGCTTGTTTTGTTGGTCTTTTCGCGTTGATTCCTCTGCGAAAG ATCTTGATTGTTGATTACAAACTGACATTTCCAAGTGGAATGGCTACTGCGGTTCTTATTAATGGATTTCATACCAGGGGCGACGAATCAGCCAA GAAACAAGTAGGTGGATTTATGCGTTTCTTTTCAGTTAGTTTCATCTGGGGTTTTTTCCAGTGGTTCTACACCGGAAAAGAAGAGTGTGGGTTTGCACACTTCCCTACTTTTGGATTGGAAGCCTACAAGAATAC ATTCTACTTCGATTTTAGCTTGACTTATGTGGGAACAGGAATGATCTGCCCTCATATAGTGAACTTGTCCCTGCTTTTTGGAGCTGTGATCTCATGGGGTATAATGTGGCCTCTTATCGAAAAACATAAGGGACATTGGTATCCTGATGATTTACCAGAAAGCAGTATGAGAGGTCTAAATGGTTACAAG GCCTTTATCTCGATAGCCCTTATACTAGGTGACGGCCTATACATGTTCACCAAAATATTGCTTATTACCTGCACAAGTATGCATCGCAGAATGAGAGATAAGAGCAAGCATTTAG CAGAGGTAAATGATCAGAACAAAGCCACGGGTGAATTGAAGCAAAATGAACTGTTCCTAAGAGAAACTATTCCCTTCTGGGTAGCTGCTGTGGGATACATAATCTTTGGCATTTTGACTGTTATTGGAGTTCCCTTCATATTCCCGGAACTCAAATGGTATTATGTCATCGTAGCCTACATTTTTGCTCCCGCGTTAGCCTTCTGCAATGCTTATGGAGCTGGTTTAACAGATTTTAACATGGCTTACAATTATGGGAAAGTGGCACTTTTCCTGCTAGCAGCAATTGTAGGAAAAGAGCATGGAGTTGTTGCAGGGTTAGCTGGTTGTGGTCTAATCAAGTCTGTGGTTTCTGTTGCCTGCATTTTAATGCAAGATTTGAAAACAGGGCACCTCACATTAACATCTCCTCGAGCTATGTTACTGAGCCAAAGCATTGGCACAGCAATAGGTTGTGTGGTGTCTCCCCTAAGCTTCATGCTTTACTACAAGGCATTCGACATAGGGAATCCTACTGGAGAATTTAAGGCTCCTTATGCTGTGATATATAGAAGCATGGCAATTCTCGGGGTTGAAGGCTTTTCAGCTCTACCTGATCATTGCTTGCAGCTCTGCTATGGGTTTTTCATATTCGCTATATGCATTAATTTGGTTAAAGATATGTTGCCGAAGAAGATAGGGAAATGGATGCCACTGCCAATGGCAATGGGAGTTCCTTTCCTGGTGGGTAGCTATTTTGCAATCAGTATGTGTATAGGAACCCTGATTGTGTTTGTTTGGGAAAAGCTCAAACCAAGGAAGGCTGAGCTGATGGTTCCAGCAGTTGCTTCAGGGCTAATTTGTGGAGAGGGACTCTGGATCCTACCATCCTCCATTCTTGCTCTGGCAAAGATAAGGCCTCCTATCTGCATGACATTTCTGGCTTCTTAA
- the LOC141696754 gene encoding uncharacterized protein LOC141696754 encodes MCRGFQQSESERFLKMKAFNLSFSLAHKSGETTFPDSLTLHYLPRINGTHLEVNHSRIKPDVPAFLTLHRVVTSPPGEVCFGTREIVKASQGARFEVFFGDVRVLKGFFRKDWDGTWKMECSCGLECSSAGRILQEIVKKAEVTVVAEGGVSMTETVEIVAKRRRRRLLKGGSLEEIPEETEYCYDFAADDESCSSGCSCCEELGESESESESESECFEVEVAAEEVEGEGSWAVDVGIWVMCLGVGLLVSRASSKRLLRRTAAFL; translated from the coding sequence ATGTGTAGAGGTTTTCAACAATCCGAGTCGGAgagatttttaaaaatgaaagCATTTAATCTAAGCTTCTCTCTTGCTCATAAATCTGGTGAAACAACATTTCCTGATTCTTTAACTCTTCATTATCTTCCTCGTATTAATGGCACACATCTCGAGGTTAATCATTCCAGGATCAAACCTGATGTCCCAGCTTTTCTAACTCTTCACAGGGTGGTCACAAGCCCCCCAGGTGAAGTTTGTTTTGGTACTAGAGAGATAGTGAAGGCCAGCCAAGGCGCAAGATTCGAGGTTTTTTTCGGGGATGTTAGGGTTTTGAAAGGGTTTTTTAGAAAAGACTGGGATGGCACGTGGAAGATGGAGTGTAGTTGTGGACTTGAGTGTAGTTCTGCTGGGAGAATATTACAGGAGATTGTGAAGAAAGCTGAGGTGACTGTGGTGGCAGAAGGTGGTGTTTCCATGACTGAGACTGTCGAGATTGTTGCGAAAAGACGGCGGAGAAGGTTGTTGAAGGGAGGATCGTTGGAGGAGATACCAGAAGAGACTGAGTACTGTTATGACTTTGCTGCTGATGATGAGTCTTGTTCTTCTGGTTGTTCTTGTTGTGAGGAGTTGGGGGAATCTGAATCGGAATCTGAATCGGAATCAGAATGTTTTGAAGTTGAGGTGGCGGCGGAGGAGGTGGAAGGTGAAGGGAGTTGGGCGGTGGATGTAGGGATATGGGTTATGTGTTTAGGGGTAGGGTTATTGGTTTCCAGGGCTTCTTCCAAGAGGCTTCTTAGAAGAACTGCTGCATTTTTATAA
- the LOC141696442 gene encoding uncharacterized protein LOC141696442, with protein MVPVEVGAGSLRRDAFVEENAEVNQRLHLDLLDEARANAQLKLAAYQQRVARYFNKKVKPIPFKVGDLVLRKVMPNTKIAQHEVLGANWEGPYKVKAILWKGTYRLEDLDGKLIPPAWNAEHLRKYYQ; from the coding sequence ATGGTTCCCGTGGAGGTAGGAGCAGGATCTCTACGGAGAGATGCGTTCGTCGAGGAAAATGCAGAAGTTAACCAGAGGCTCCACTTGGATCTGTTAGATGAAGCCCGGGCAAACGCTCAATTAAAGCTTGCTGCGTACCAACAGAGGGTCGCAAGGTATTTCAATAAAAAAGTAAAACCCATACCGTTCAAGGTTGGAGACCTCGTGTTGCGAAAGGTTATGCCTAACACTAAGATAGCTCAGCATGAGgtgcttggagctaattgggaaggaccgtacaaaGTCAAAGCTATACTCTGGAAAGGGACCTATCGCTTAGAAGATCTGGATGGTAAACTTATTCCTCCAGCATGGAATGCAGAACATTTGCGgaagtattatcagtag
- the LOC141698097 gene encoding metal-nicotianamine transporter YSL3 isoform X2: MAEREVTDRENKQLQEGVFEMEEIVDERKRLQPWTQQITVRGVLSSIIIGSLYSIIAMKLNLTTGITPNLNVSAALLAFVFMRTWTKMLHKFGITTTPFTRQENTMIQTCSVACYSIAVGGGFGSYLLGLNKKTYELTGGASQGISAGRYKEPEIGWMTAYLFLACFVGLFALIPLRKILIVDYKLTFPSGMATAVLINGFHTRGDESAKKQVGGFMRFFSVSFIWGFFQWFYTGKEECGFAHFPTFGLEAYKNTFYFDFSLTYVGTGMICPHIVNLSLLFGAVISWGIMWPLIEKHKGHWYPDDLPESSMRGLNGYKAFISIALILGDGLYMFTKILLITCTSMHRRMRDKSKHLEVNDQNKATGELKQNELFLRETIPFWVAAVGYIIFGILTVIGVPFIFPELKWYYVIVAYIFAPALAFCNAYGAGLTDFNMAYNYGKVALFLLAAIVGKEHGVVAGLAGCGLIKSVVSVACILMQDLKTGHLTLTSPRAMLLSQSIGTAIGCVVSPLSFMLYYKAFDIGNPTGEFKAPYAVIYRSMAILGVEGFSALPDHCLQLCYGFFIFAICINLVKDMLPKKIGKWMPLPMAMGVPFLVGSYFAISMCIGTLIVFVWEKLKPRKAELMVPAVASGLICGEGLWILPSSILALAKIRPPICMTFLAS, encoded by the exons ATGGCTGAGAGAGAAGTTACTGACAGAGAGAATAAGCAGCTGCAAGAAGGTGTTTTCGAAATGGAAGAGATAGTTGATGAGAGAAAAAGACTGCAACCCTGGACACAACAGATTACAGTAAGAGGAGTGCTGTCAAGCATTATAATAGGGAGCTTGTACAGTATTATCGCGATGAAGCTTAATCTGACAACCGGGATTACTCCTAATTTGAATGTCTCTGCTGCTCTTCTCGCGTTTGTGTTCATGCGTACTTGGACTAAGATGTTGCATAAATTTGGAATTACTACAACTCCGTTTACTAGACAGGAGAATACTATGATACAGACTTGTTCAGTTGCATGCTATAGTATAGCTGTTGGAG GTGGATTTGGATCATACCTTTTAGGATTGAACAAAAAGACGTATGAGCTAACCGGGGGTGCTAGTCAAGGGATTTCTGCAGGGAGATATAAGGAACCAGAGATTGGTTGGATGACAGCCTACCTTTTCTTAGCTTGTTTTGTTGGTCTTTTCGCGTTGATTCCTCTGCGAAAG ATCTTGATTGTTGATTACAAACTGACATTTCCAAGTGGAATGGCTACTGCGGTTCTTATTAATGGATTTCATACCAGGGGCGACGAATCAGCCAA GAAACAAGTAGGTGGATTTATGCGTTTCTTTTCAGTTAGTTTCATCTGGGGTTTTTTCCAGTGGTTCTACACCGGAAAAGAAGAGTGTGGGTTTGCACACTTCCCTACTTTTGGATTGGAAGCCTACAAGAATAC ATTCTACTTCGATTTTAGCTTGACTTATGTGGGAACAGGAATGATCTGCCCTCATATAGTGAACTTGTCCCTGCTTTTTGGAGCTGTGATCTCATGGGGTATAATGTGGCCTCTTATCGAAAAACATAAGGGACATTGGTATCCTGATGATTTACCAGAAAGCAGTATGAGAGGTCTAAATGGTTACAAG GCCTTTATCTCGATAGCCCTTATACTAGGTGACGGCCTATACATGTTCACCAAAATATTGCTTATTACCTGCACAAGTATGCATCGCAGAATGAGAGATAAGAGCAAGCATTTAG AGGTAAATGATCAGAACAAAGCCACGGGTGAATTGAAGCAAAATGAACTGTTCCTAAGAGAAACTATTCCCTTCTGGGTAGCTGCTGTGGGATACATAATCTTTGGCATTTTGACTGTTATTGGAGTTCCCTTCATATTCCCGGAACTCAAATGGTATTATGTCATCGTAGCCTACATTTTTGCTCCCGCGTTAGCCTTCTGCAATGCTTATGGAGCTGGTTTAACAGATTTTAACATGGCTTACAATTATGGGAAAGTGGCACTTTTCCTGCTAGCAGCAATTGTAGGAAAAGAGCATGGAGTTGTTGCAGGGTTAGCTGGTTGTGGTCTAATCAAGTCTGTGGTTTCTGTTGCCTGCATTTTAATGCAAGATTTGAAAACAGGGCACCTCACATTAACATCTCCTCGAGCTATGTTACTGAGCCAAAGCATTGGCACAGCAATAGGTTGTGTGGTGTCTCCCCTAAGCTTCATGCTTTACTACAAGGCATTCGACATAGGGAATCCTACTGGAGAATTTAAGGCTCCTTATGCTGTGATATATAGAAGCATGGCAATTCTCGGGGTTGAAGGCTTTTCAGCTCTACCTGATCATTGCTTGCAGCTCTGCTATGGGTTTTTCATATTCGCTATATGCATTAATTTGGTTAAAGATATGTTGCCGAAGAAGATAGGGAAATGGATGCCACTGCCAATGGCAATGGGAGTTCCTTTCCTGGTGGGTAGCTATTTTGCAATCAGTATGTGTATAGGAACCCTGATTGTGTTTGTTTGGGAAAAGCTCAAACCAAGGAAGGCTGAGCTGATGGTTCCAGCAGTTGCTTCAGGGCTAATTTGTGGAGAGGGACTCTGGATCCTACCATCCTCCATTCTTGCTCTGGCAAAGATAAGGCCTCCTATCTGCATGACATTTCTGGCTTCTTAA